The Pseudolabrys sp. FHR47 genome contains a region encoding:
- a CDS encoding VTT domain-containing protein, protein MLLEPGYNVWRIARAGRASMLIDAANYFAAVRSAMIKAERSILIAGWDIHSQTRLVGTDGRADDGYPETFAEFLAALVAKKPRLEIRLLLWDFSVLYATERDPFPTATLQWNTPHNIRFCLDDCVPIGSSQHQKLVAIDDKVAFSGGLDLTVRRWDTCAHRPDDPLRVDPAGKPYGPFHDVQMVVDGDAARALSELLRSRWACAALEDVAAVKVDGDPWPDGVRPDFTETDVGIARTEPRFDGRPEAREVEKLFFDMIDVAERSIYIENQFLTTLPFAQCLADRLRAKPELEALIVSPQTHVSWLEAQSMRAGRARFAEVLSEFPEERVALLYPRVETKGAAANIMVHSKVMAVDDRIIRIGSANLNNRSMGTDTECDLVVVAQTEGQRETVARLRNTLIGDHCGATAEEVAHAIAQNGGSLVKTGRALARNGHSLQPIVDDPKVSEAFGLIQGVADPEKPIGAEEFISNMFGGYVPARHYSTVLKVVAAGLVIVGLAMAWQFVPLADPKSVKEAFSDIAGSHWAPFVVIGSFVIAGSLMFPVTVLIAATAAAFGPWTGFTYAFIGALASALTTYAIGAAIGKRTVQDLLGPRLNRIRQKIAARGVVSIAAIRLVPVAPFTVVNLAAGASAIPVFDYMAGTVIGMLPGMIMISAVGNQFARILTSPTPFDIAALVVAVGAWVALSIGVQAAVSRYWSAGR, encoded by the coding sequence ATGCTTCTTGAACCTGGCTATAACGTCTGGCGCATCGCGCGTGCTGGCCGCGCGTCGATGCTGATCGACGCCGCGAATTATTTCGCGGCGGTGCGTAGCGCCATGATCAAGGCCGAACGCTCGATCCTGATCGCAGGTTGGGACATTCACAGCCAGACCCGGCTGGTCGGGACCGATGGCCGCGCCGACGATGGCTATCCTGAGACTTTCGCCGAGTTTCTGGCAGCGTTGGTGGCAAAGAAGCCGCGGCTCGAGATACGGCTGCTGTTATGGGATTTCTCGGTGCTCTATGCCACCGAGCGCGACCCGTTTCCGACCGCGACACTGCAATGGAACACGCCGCACAATATCCGCTTTTGCCTTGACGATTGCGTGCCGATCGGCTCGTCGCAGCATCAGAAACTGGTGGCCATCGACGACAAGGTCGCTTTTTCCGGCGGCCTCGATCTCACGGTGCGCCGCTGGGACACCTGCGCCCACAGACCCGACGACCCCCTGCGTGTCGATCCAGCCGGCAAGCCCTACGGTCCTTTCCACGACGTACAGATGGTCGTCGACGGCGATGCCGCGCGCGCCTTAAGCGAATTGCTGCGCAGCCGCTGGGCTTGCGCGGCGCTGGAGGATGTCGCCGCGGTCAAGGTTGACGGCGATCCGTGGCCGGACGGCGTGAGGCCCGACTTCACCGAAACGGACGTCGGCATTGCCCGCACCGAGCCGCGTTTCGATGGCCGGCCGGAAGCCCGCGAGGTCGAGAAGCTGTTCTTCGACATGATCGATGTCGCTGAGCGTTCGATCTATATCGAAAACCAGTTCCTTACGACCTTACCGTTCGCTCAGTGCCTCGCGGACCGCTTGCGCGCGAAGCCTGAGCTCGAAGCGCTGATCGTCTCGCCGCAAACCCATGTGTCGTGGCTCGAAGCGCAGAGTATGCGCGCCGGCCGCGCCCGTTTTGCCGAGGTGTTGAGCGAGTTCCCCGAGGAACGCGTGGCGCTGCTTTACCCCCGTGTCGAGACCAAGGGCGCCGCAGCCAATATCATGGTGCATTCCAAGGTGATGGCGGTCGATGACCGCATCATCCGCATCGGCTCTGCCAATCTCAATAACCGCTCGATGGGCACCGACACCGAATGCGATCTTGTCGTCGTCGCGCAGACGGAAGGGCAGCGTGAGACCGTGGCCCGCCTGCGCAATACGCTGATCGGCGATCACTGCGGTGCCACGGCCGAAGAGGTGGCGCACGCCATCGCGCAAAACGGCGGCTCTCTGGTCAAGACGGGCCGGGCGCTGGCCCGCAACGGCCATAGCCTGCAGCCGATCGTCGACGATCCCAAGGTCTCGGAGGCATTCGGGCTCATCCAGGGCGTGGCCGATCCGGAAAAGCCGATCGGCGCCGAGGAATTCATCAGCAACATGTTCGGAGGATACGTGCCCGCCCGCCATTATTCGACCGTGCTCAAGGTGGTTGCCGCGGGTCTCGTGATCGTGGGGCTCGCCATGGCGTGGCAGTTCGTGCCGCTCGCCGATCCCAAGTCGGTCAAGGAAGCGTTCAGCGACATCGCCGGCAGCCATTGGGCGCCTTTCGTCGTCATCGGCAGCTTCGTCATTGCCGGATCGCTGATGTTCCCGGTGACGGTGCTGATCGCGGCGACGGCAGCGGCTTTCGGTCCGTGGACCGGCTTCACCTATGCCTTTATCGGCGCACTGGCGAGCGCGCTGACGACCTATGCCATTGGCGCAGCCATCGGCAAACGCACGGTGCAGGATTTGCTCGGGCCGCGGCTCAACCGCATCCGCCAGAAGATCGCCGCGCGCGGGGTGGTGTCCATTGCGGCTATCCGTCTGGTTCCGGTCGCGCCCTTCACGGTGGTCAATCTCGCCGCCGGCGCCAGCGCCATTCCGGTGTTCGATTACATGGCGGGTACCGTCATCGGCATGCTGCCCGGCATGATCATGATCTCGGCGGTGGGCAACCAGTTCGCCCGCATCCTGACGTCGCCGACGCCGTTCGATATCGCGGCGCTCGTGGTGGCAGTGGGCGCCTGGGTGGCGCTGTCGATCGGCGTACAGGCGGCTGTGTCGCGCTACTGGAGCGCCGGCCGGTGA
- a CDS encoding CsbD family protein: MNKDRIEGSFDQAKGKVKEAAGKVTGDAKLETEGKADQVKGKVQNAVGGAKDKMKEALDN, encoded by the coding sequence ATGAACAAGGATCGTATTGAAGGCTCGTTCGACCAGGCTAAGGGTAAGGTGAAGGAAGCCGCCGGCAAGGTAACCGGCGACGCCAAGCTCGAAACCGAAGGCAAGGCCGATCAGGTCAAGGGCAAGGTCCAGAATGCCGTCGGCGGCGCCAAGGACAAGATGAAGGAAGCGCTCGACAACTAA
- a CDS encoding endonuclease/exonuclease/phosphatase family protein — MTWNIHGTLGRNPRFDLVRVADLIRRWDPDIVALQEVDSRRALADAANPFEYLTGAVGLYGIGAKSLTSTDGDYGQMLISRFPLRGHEIHDISFGEREPRRAIRAEVETPLGPLTVVATHLGLSINERRSQASMLIELAAGENAAVVIGDFNDWFWPNSVRGMLSRILAGRTRFRTFPSICPLLRLDRIYCRPRAALVRSFVDRSARALSDHLPVIADLRPNA; from the coding sequence ATGACCTGGAATATTCACGGCACGCTGGGGCGCAATCCGCGTTTCGACCTGGTACGGGTTGCCGATCTCATTCGCCGCTGGGACCCGGACATCGTGGCGCTTCAGGAAGTCGATTCCCGCCGCGCGCTTGCCGACGCCGCCAATCCGTTCGAGTATCTCACCGGCGCGGTCGGGCTGTATGGCATCGGCGCCAAGTCGCTGACCAGCACCGACGGCGATTACGGGCAGATGCTGATCTCGCGCTTTCCGCTGCGCGGACATGAGATCCATGACATCTCGTTTGGCGAACGCGAGCCGCGCCGCGCCATCCGCGCCGAGGTGGAGACGCCGCTCGGGCCGCTGACCGTGGTCGCGACCCATCTCGGCCTGAGCATCAATGAGCGCCGCAGCCAGGCCAGCATGCTGATCGAACTCGCGGCAGGGGAGAATGCTGCGGTGGTGATCGGCGATTTCAACGACTGGTTCTGGCCGAACTCGGTGCGCGGAATGTTGTCGCGCATTCTCGCCGGCCGCACACGGTTCCGCACCTTCCCGTCCATATGCCCGTTGCTCAGGCTCGATCGCATCTACTGCCGGCCGCGCGCCGCGCTTGTTCGCAGCTTTGTCGATCGCAGCGCGCGGGCGCTGTCCGATCATCTGCCGGTGATTGCTGATTTGCGGCCCAACGCGTGA